From the genome of Candidatus Nitrosocosmicus oleophilus, one region includes:
- a CDS encoding ion transporter yields MKRNTNYEFFIISLTGLSVFLILFQYYYDPLGQALTALFVFDFIVSVILSIDFAMRVKKSKQRYKYFLSHLYEIPALIPLYALTLLQDSTVYGAGLKSLRLIPIFRFLHVLSRSLIVMDEIKNRLLYVVFLSVITVTAGAFTMYVVEHNVPGSRIANLGDAFWWAVVTVTTVGYGDIYPVTLEGRVIASIIMVVGIAILGILISTIGAQFLESKLKYQRKREENNIKVMIKDKIDRLEGLQSEEIVTLLNLISNLHVELKNGNSSSQLQGSPCLKCNNINPQAAIYCNRCGSRITTGNL; encoded by the coding sequence ATGAAAAGAAATACTAATTATGAGTTTTTTATTATTTCTTTGACTGGATTATCTGTATTCCTGATATTGTTTCAATATTATTATGATCCTTTAGGTCAAGCTTTAACAGCTCTATTTGTATTTGATTTCATTGTATCCGTTATTTTGTCAATTGACTTTGCCATGAGAGTAAAAAAGTCAAAACAAAGATACAAATATTTTTTATCTCATCTGTATGAAATTCCTGCCCTAATACCGTTGTACGCCCTAACCCTGCTGCAAGATAGCACTGTATACGGCGCCGGCTTAAAAAGTTTAAGGCTTATTCCGATTTTTAGGTTCTTGCACGTTTTATCCAGATCCTTAATAGTGATGGATGAAATCAAAAATAGACTACTTTATGTTGTTTTTCTATCTGTAATTACAGTTACTGCGGGTGCATTTACCATGTACGTTGTGGAACATAATGTTCCTGGTTCAAGGATAGCAAACCTTGGGGATGCTTTTTGGTGGGCAGTGGTTACAGTTACTACGGTTGGATATGGGGACATATACCCAGTTACACTTGAAGGAAGAGTAATTGCCTCAATAATAATGGTCGTGGGTATTGCAATTTTAGGTATATTAATTTCAACTATTGGGGCACAATTTTTAGAGTCAAAACTGAAATATCAACGTAAAAGAGAAGAAAATAATATCAAAGTAATGATTAAGGATAAGATTGATAGGCTTGAAGGCCTGCAAAGTGAGGAGATTGTGACACTTTTAAATCTCATCTCAAATCTTCATGTTGAACTCAAGAATGGCAATAGCAGCAGTCAATTGCAGGGATCCCCATGTTTAAAATGCAATAATATAAATCCTCAAGCGGCAATCTACTGTAATAGGTGCGGAAGTAGAATAACCACTGGCAACCTATAA
- a CDS encoding isochorismatase family cysteine hydrolase gives MLSILERKISSTKVLSWCEKNLARYAILVLDMLNDFIKCSLKCERALEIIPNISTLLDFARNAQIPIFYCVDEHLPTDRYELDLWGPHAMKGTVGQQIIEELKPLKNDSVITKRTYSAFDRTNLDRALTSAYDGKGVDTIIITGIHTHICAKHTSYDAFTRGLKIVIAEDGMQAFSEEEHLSGLEYLRKIYGADIQKIDKIIDFLLVNTQ, from the coding sequence ATGTTATCAATATTAGAAAGGAAAATATCAAGTACTAAAGTATTATCTTGGTGTGAGAAAAACCTGGCAAGATATGCAATTTTAGTATTGGACATGTTGAATGATTTTATTAAATGTAGCTTAAAATGCGAGCGGGCGTTAGAGATTATTCCAAATATCAGCACTTTATTGGATTTCGCTAGGAATGCTCAAATTCCTATCTTTTATTGTGTAGATGAACATCTTCCCACTGATAGATATGAATTAGACTTATGGGGACCTCATGCAATGAAAGGTACCGTTGGACAGCAAATTATTGAGGAGTTGAAACCTCTTAAGAATGATAGCGTTATCACGAAAAGAACCTATAGCGCGTTTGATAGAACTAACTTAGACAGAGCTTTAACCAGTGCGTATGATGGAAAAGGCGTCGACACAATAATTATTACTGGAATACATACACATATTTGCGCAAAACATACATCATACGATGCTTTTACAAGAGGATTGAAAATAGTAATAGCAGAGGATGGGATGCAAGCATTTTCAGAAGAGGAACACCTGTCTGGCCTTGAATACCTTAGAAAAATTTATGGTGCAGATATACAGAAAATAGACAAAATTATTGATTTTCTTCTTGTTAATACACAATGA
- the pncB gene encoding nicotinate phosphoribosyltransferase — protein MGLLSTLLKYTKLKYTSGSNFEGNTALLTDFYEITMAAGYYFSQYHKDWETKGIFELFVRRLPKNRSYLVTAGLQQSVEYILNFKFNKHEIDYLRSLDAFRGIKQDFYDYLLKMRFTGDLWAVPEGTVLFPTEPILRIEAPIIEAQLLETYLLSIINFQTLIATKASRICNIANNKPIIEFGSRRAHGPEAALLAARASYVGGCAGTSNTLAGMQFGIPVYGTMAHSFIMSFESEIIAFKEFQKLFPDGYLLVDTYDTLNAIKMIIQEGILPKGVRLDSGDLLYLSKKIREMFDEAGDRDRDYYSTKIMVSGDLDENIIKELLKNKAPIDSFAVGTELSTSRDDPVLNGVYKMVATIVQRQDKLNQSNKETKLSNDSEKTVGKASTQKSIIYKVKTSPGKHTYPGPKQIHRILDDKRILIQDIISLADELIEGSLPLLEKIIENGSIVKSLPSLDATQLYHIQQVQMIPFLTNLDQVQSFPVSYSKKLLKLTDELGV, from the coding sequence ATGGGCTTATTATCTACCCTGTTAAAATATACTAAATTGAAATATACTTCTGGTAGTAATTTTGAGGGAAATACAGCACTTTTGACGGACTTTTATGAGATAACTATGGCTGCTGGGTATTATTTCAGTCAATATCACAAAGATTGGGAAACAAAGGGTATATTCGAATTATTTGTGAGGAGGCTACCTAAAAACAGGTCATATTTAGTAACAGCAGGATTGCAACAATCAGTGGAATATATTTTGAATTTCAAGTTTAACAAACATGAAATAGATTATTTAAGGTCACTAGATGCATTTAGAGGAATAAAACAAGATTTCTATGATTATCTGCTTAAAATGAGGTTTACTGGCGACCTATGGGCAGTGCCAGAAGGGACTGTTTTATTTCCTACTGAACCAATACTTAGAATCGAAGCTCCAATCATTGAAGCTCAATTATTAGAAACTTACCTTTTATCAATAATCAATTTTCAAACTCTCATCGCTACAAAAGCTTCTAGAATTTGTAATATTGCTAATAACAAACCGATAATTGAATTTGGTTCAAGAAGGGCACATGGACCAGAAGCTGCTCTTTTAGCGGCTAGGGCTTCATATGTAGGGGGATGTGCAGGTACATCAAATACTTTGGCCGGCATGCAATTCGGTATCCCTGTTTATGGAACTATGGCACATTCATTTATTATGAGCTTTGAAAGTGAAATAATTGCGTTTAAAGAGTTCCAAAAATTATTTCCTGATGGTTATCTTCTAGTGGATACTTATGATACATTAAACGCTATAAAAATGATAATTCAAGAAGGAATATTACCAAAAGGAGTCAGGCTGGATAGTGGAGACTTGTTGTATTTAAGTAAAAAGATAAGAGAAATGTTTGATGAAGCTGGGGACCGTGATCGTGATTATTATAGTACAAAAATAATGGTAAGTGGTGACCTAGATGAAAATATTATAAAAGAATTACTCAAAAATAAGGCTCCGATAGATAGTTTCGCTGTTGGTACGGAGCTTAGTACATCACGGGACGATCCGGTACTTAATGGTGTATATAAAATGGTAGCTACAATCGTACAAAGGCAGGACAAATTAAATCAGAGTAATAAAGAAACTAAACTTTCCAATGATAGTGAGAAAACTGTCGGAAAAGCAAGTACACAAAAATCAATTATCTATAAAGTAAAAACAAGTCCTGGTAAACATACATATCCAGGTCCCAAACAAATTCACCGAATACTTGATGATAAAAGGATATTGATTCAGGATATAATTTCACTTGCCGACGAGCTCATTGAAGGCTCTCTGCCGCTTTTGGAAAAGATTATTGAAAATGGCTCTATAGTAAAGTCGTTACCTTCACTAGATGCAACACAACTATATCATATTCAACAAGTTCAAATGATTCCGTTTCTAACGAATTTGGATCAAGTTCAAAGTTTTCCTGTAAGTTACAGTAAAAAATTGTTAAAGCTGACCGATGAATTAGGAGTATAA
- a CDS encoding IS5-like element ISThar1 family transposase yields MIDWPSYNRSLVQRGEILFSYDFLDGWGSEIENMNINKKGKPFVFPDSFILAIGYIRYLFHLPYRQTQGIIKATGKRLPANPPSYGHICKRINKLNIDIKRDKMDDDDDLIISVDSTGIKITNRGQWMDEKWNTQNRKGYLKIHVAVDIKTRKIIALEVTDEKVHDGKMLKKLVNHVLDSREPNTVKIKSVLADGAYDSNPNFVYLEDKKINPGIKVRRNSIVSPKNNRLRNNEVKLQAKDLLKWKTKRKYGQRWISETVFSAIKRMFGEYTSANRFQNMVKEIMIKVSLYNIFRRI; encoded by the coding sequence GTGATAGACTGGCCCTCTTACAATCGCTCATTAGTTCAACGCGGTGAGATCCTCTTCTCGTATGATTTCCTTGATGGTTGGGGTTCAGAGATAGAGAATATGAATATAAACAAAAAGGGTAAACCATTTGTATTTCCAGATTCTTTCATCTTGGCCATTGGTTACATTCGCTATTTATTTCACCTACCATACAGACAAACCCAAGGTATAATTAAGGCCACAGGAAAAAGGTTACCTGCTAATCCACCAAGTTATGGTCACATCTGTAAACGAATCAACAAGCTAAACATCGATATTAAAAGAGACAAGATGGATGACGATGATGACCTAATAATATCAGTAGACAGTACAGGTATCAAGATTACTAACAGAGGTCAGTGGATGGATGAGAAATGGAATACACAAAATAGAAAAGGATATCTCAAGATCCACGTTGCTGTAGACATAAAGACCAGGAAAATCATTGCTTTGGAAGTGACAGATGAGAAGGTACATGATGGGAAAATGCTAAAGAAACTAGTCAATCATGTTTTGGATTCGAGAGAACCAAACACTGTAAAGATAAAATCGGTACTAGCTGATGGAGCCTATGATTCAAATCCAAACTTTGTGTATCTTGAGGACAAAAAGATCAATCCAGGTATAAAGGTAAGAAGGAACTCTATTGTTTCTCCTAAAAACAATAGGTTAAGGAACAACGAAGTAAAGTTACAAGCAAAGGATCTGTTGAAATGGAAGACAAAAAGAAAATACGGACAGAGATGGATATCTGAAACTGTGTTCTCAGCTATAAAGAGAATGTTTGGTGAATACACATCAGCAAACAGGTTTCAAAACATGGTAAAGGAGATCATGATAAAAGTATCATTGTATAACATTTTTAGAAGAATATAA
- a CDS encoding alpha-keto acid decarboxylase family protein — MESGFISIGQYLIERLYELGIRHIFGVPGDFVLGFYDLLVNSKIKVINMCDEQRAGFAADAYARVNGVGAVCVTYCVGGLKIANPTAGAFAEKSPLIVISGSPGIRERRKDPLLHHKVRDFDTQLRVFNHVTISSTVLDDPQTAAKEIDRVLDSSLQHKRPVYIEIPRDMVSQPLYLDKSRINGKESFSDPEKEKDNSTVLNEALMEVISIIKSSKKLAILAGVELHRYGLQDKLVSIVEKFQIPVASTLSSKSVISEIHPLYLGLYEGAMGHDNVRDYVESSDCLILLGAFVTDLDLGGLPSKIDPANSISITSEKVSIKYHNFEGIRLEDFIRGMADSNEIGGPRRVTNLPYTQKSIQFSAIKGKKITINRLFQCLDSFLKNNMIVLADVGDALFGSTDLVIHNKTEFLSSAYYASMGFAVPASIGAQFANPKLRPLVIVGDGAFQMTGMEISTSYRFNLNPIVLVLDNQGYGTERSILDGHFNDIPMWDYSKILKLIGGGIGYLIETEEQFEDSLLQAERNKESFSILDIRLDRYDKSTALQRLTDSLRKSAI; from the coding sequence ATGGAGAGTGGATTTATTAGCATAGGGCAATACCTCATTGAAAGACTCTATGAACTTGGAATAAGACATATTTTTGGAGTTCCAGGGGATTTTGTACTTGGATTCTATGATCTACTAGTCAATAGCAAAATCAAAGTAATCAACATGTGTGATGAACAGCGAGCGGGGTTTGCTGCTGATGCTTATGCCCGAGTTAATGGAGTGGGAGCTGTTTGCGTTACTTACTGCGTCGGAGGATTGAAGATTGCCAATCCAACTGCGGGAGCCTTTGCAGAAAAATCTCCCCTGATAGTAATAAGTGGATCACCGGGGATAAGAGAAAGGAGAAAAGATCCATTGCTCCATCACAAGGTAAGGGACTTTGACACTCAACTTAGAGTATTTAATCATGTAACTATTTCTTCTACCGTACTGGACGACCCACAAACGGCTGCCAAGGAAATTGATAGAGTTCTAGATTCTTCTCTGCAACATAAACGTCCTGTATATATTGAAATACCTAGAGACATGGTTTCTCAACCACTATACTTAGATAAAAGTCGTATCAATGGTAAGGAGTCTTTTTCTGACCCTGAAAAGGAGAAAGACAATTCAACAGTATTAAATGAAGCGCTTATGGAAGTAATCTCTATCATAAAATCATCTAAAAAGCTAGCTATACTGGCAGGAGTTGAATTACATCGGTATGGATTGCAGGATAAATTGGTGTCCATTGTTGAAAAATTCCAAATACCTGTAGCATCAACTCTTTCAAGCAAGTCTGTAATAAGCGAAATCCATCCATTATATTTGGGATTATATGAGGGCGCTATGGGCCATGATAACGTTAGAGATTATGTGGAATCAAGTGATTGCTTGATCCTTTTGGGTGCCTTTGTGACTGATCTGGATCTTGGTGGACTTCCTTCAAAAATAGATCCGGCAAATAGTATATCTATTACAAGTGAAAAAGTTTCAATAAAATACCATAATTTTGAAGGGATTAGACTTGAGGATTTTATTAGAGGAATGGCTGATTCTAATGAGATTGGTGGGCCTAGAAGAGTCACTAATCTACCATATACTCAAAAATCAATTCAGTTTTCTGCAATTAAAGGAAAAAAAATAACGATCAACAGATTATTTCAATGCCTTGATTCTTTTTTAAAAAATAATATGATAGTCTTAGCAGACGTAGGGGATGCCTTATTTGGAAGTACAGATCTAGTGATTCATAACAAAACAGAGTTTTTATCTTCAGCATATTATGCTTCTATGGGCTTTGCTGTACCTGCAAGCATTGGAGCTCAGTTTGCCAATCCAAAATTACGACCACTGGTAATAGTAGGTGATGGTGCATTTCAAATGACGGGCATGGAAATATCAACATCTTATAGGTTTAATCTAAACCCTATAGTACTTGTACTAGATAATCAAGGCTATGGTACAGAACGTTCTATTTTAGATGGTCATTTTAATGATATTCCAATGTGGGATTATAGCAAAATTCTTAAGTTGATCGGAGGTGGTATAGGATACCTTATAGAAACTGAAGAGCAATTTGAGGATTCGTTACTTCAGGCTGAAAGAAATAAAGAAAGCTTTTCCATATTAGATATTCGACTGGATCGATATGACAAATCTACTGCCTTACAAAGACTTACAGACAGTTTAAGGAAGAGTGCCATATGA
- a CDS encoding methyltransferase domain-containing protein: MSYPPSNNNNIANERSVLNLDRVVFIGRTFSEYMWMFNLDESSLKDLEILDCPSGASSFVAEISAKYKVKTAVGCDLMYEDGNLPILEKRGKDDLDYMIDSLSRVPEFYNWEMYSNIEDLRKSRASSLKQFISDYTTKEQVNSPSKKHKRYVKAVLPKLPFSDKSFDLVLSSNFLFYYHNMFDYDFHHDSILEMLRVTSKEVRIFPVQKPDAKIPEYLDTLMESINERMRRKVSFRIEKVKYEFRNGVNKMLVINRVD, encoded by the coding sequence ATGTCATATCCACCATCAAATAACAATAATATTGCCAATGAGCGTAGTGTTCTTAACCTAGATAGAGTTGTGTTCATAGGAAGAACTTTTTCTGAATACATGTGGATGTTTAATCTTGATGAATCCAGTTTAAAAGATCTTGAAATACTGGATTGTCCTTCCGGTGCATCATCATTTGTTGCTGAGATTTCAGCCAAATACAAGGTAAAAACAGCTGTTGGATGCGATTTAATGTATGAAGATGGCAATCTTCCTATCTTAGAAAAAAGAGGGAAAGATGACCTGGATTATATGATTGATAGCCTCTCTAGAGTTCCAGAGTTTTATAACTGGGAGATGTATTCGAATATCGAAGATCTTCGAAAGTCAAGAGCATCTTCGTTAAAGCAATTCATTTCAGATTACACAACAAAAGAACAAGTAAATAGTCCTTCTAAAAAACATAAAAGATACGTAAAAGCTGTCCTTCCAAAATTACCGTTTAGTGACAAAAGTTTTGATCTTGTGCTAAGCTCTAATTTCCTTTTTTACTATCATAACATGTTTGATTATGATTTTCATCATGATTCTATCTTAGAGATGTTGCGAGTTACTTCAAAGGAAGTTAGGATTTTTCCAGTTCAAAAACCAGATGCGAAAATTCCTGAATATCTTGATACATTGATGGAAAGTATAAATGAACGTATGAGAAGAAAAGTTTCATTCAGAATTGAGAAAGTAAAGTATGAATTTCGCAATGGAGTTAACAAAATGTTAGTGATAAATAGAGTAGATTGA
- a CDS encoding phospholipase D-like domain-containing protein, translating into MEYNKSVIRPPNNPETLELKKSKNLRDFSKIESEISRRSSNLTKINLQLANRSTEIKKTYDDDVIQTINDLFYDRVTVFPFIGDIMRATKVLLRFIRYPKPVPSSTFIEQTIRKITLSKRITRFDISQMTKVSTVNYNNVKEFMNGGPLGENWNRAPNGFYDWIDNKSKESILSIELGFKADNYGMEVCKKLIEKKRSNPSMHISLLIDGLVSVLMQKPPTSLKDFEVNTLKMIDDMRKAGISVYVNDSWNPLSSDFLAANHIKLWIFDGSVAFFGGIGIESQFRDILFDEMDLVQGPFVRVLTMMTLLIMSNQKSRSNEFDNIKQFHEMEKKEIKKLFIKQLPKEGNITIRLSMNVPGYVQDAQSDYVDLLLRKDMDEIFIMAPYFSDDKIARALVRSATFLYSRRYKEKKIEFKKDMDKYSKKEFKELIDKEIAKEKKIHIIFPKKQENRIIEEVSKYYAYYLRNNPLVETLQFYAESGGKIHEMLHAKQLLIVLKNRKKNWTKYVKFGGSYNPAGRAHNMWELNAVMYKGPWKDSDDLDALEDNDIKNYLEKVMKVVVSDYSQPFPWGSSKIYISPLQRASMKLAQLSWV; encoded by the coding sequence ATGGAGTATAATAAATCAGTAATTAGACCCCCTAATAATCCTGAGACTTTAGAATTAAAAAAGTCAAAAAATCTAAGAGATTTCTCCAAAATTGAATCTGAAATATCAAGAAGAAGTAGTAATTTAACCAAAATCAATTTGCAATTGGCTAATCGATCTACTGAAATTAAAAAAACTTATGATGATGATGTTATTCAAACAATAAATGATCTTTTTTATGACCGCGTAACTGTTTTTCCATTTATTGGTGATATTATGAGAGCGACTAAAGTGTTATTAAGGTTTATTCGTTATCCAAAACCCGTTCCGTCCAGTACATTTATTGAACAAACTATCAGGAAGATTACTTTGAGTAAACGAATCACACGATTTGATATCTCTCAAATGACAAAGGTCTCTACTGTAAATTATAATAATGTAAAGGAATTTATGAATGGTGGCCCTTTGGGAGAAAATTGGAATAGAGCACCCAATGGTTTTTACGATTGGATAGACAATAAGAGCAAAGAGAGCATACTCAGTATAGAACTGGGATTTAAGGCCGATAATTATGGAATGGAAGTATGTAAAAAACTCATAGAAAAAAAGAGATCAAATCCTAGTATGCATATTAGTTTACTTATTGATGGCTTAGTTTCTGTTTTGATGCAAAAGCCACCTACAAGTTTGAAGGACTTTGAAGTAAACACTTTGAAAATGATAGATGATATGAGAAAGGCCGGAATTAGCGTATATGTAAACGACAGCTGGAATCCACTATCATCAGATTTTTTAGCCGCAAATCATATTAAATTATGGATTTTTGATGGATCAGTCGCCTTTTTTGGAGGTATCGGAATAGAATCACAGTTTAGAGATATACTGTTTGATGAGATGGACCTAGTGCAAGGACCATTTGTAAGAGTACTGACCATGATGACTTTGTTGATAATGTCAAACCAAAAAAGCCGTTCTAATGAATTTGATAATATTAAACAATTCCATGAAATGGAAAAGAAGGAAATAAAAAAGTTATTCATAAAACAATTGCCAAAAGAGGGAAATATAACTATAAGACTTTCTATGAATGTTCCTGGCTATGTTCAAGATGCTCAAAGTGATTATGTAGACTTATTGTTACGCAAAGACATGGATGAAATCTTCATAATGGCGCCCTATTTTTCAGATGATAAAATAGCTCGAGCATTGGTAAGATCTGCTACTTTCTTGTATTCTCGACGATATAAAGAAAAAAAGATAGAATTTAAAAAAGACATGGACAAATACTCAAAAAAAGAATTCAAGGAATTGATTGACAAGGAAATTGCGAAGGAGAAAAAGATACATATTATATTTCCAAAAAAGCAAGAGAATAGAATCATCGAAGAAGTTTCCAAATACTATGCATATTATTTAAGAAATAATCCTTTAGTAGAAACGTTGCAATTCTATGCTGAATCAGGAGGAAAAATTCATGAGATGTTACATGCTAAGCAATTGCTAATAGTATTAAAAAACAGGAAAAAAAACTGGACCAAATATGTAAAGTTTGGCGGAAGTTATAATCCAGCAGGAAGAGCACATAATATGTGGGAGCTAAACGCAGTTATGTATAAAGGACCTTGGAAGGATAGTGATGATTTGGATGCTCTAGAGGATAATGATATAAAAAACTATCTAGAAAAGGTGATGAAAGTAGTAGTTTCTGATTACTCCCAGCCTTTCCCATGGGGAAGTTCAAAGATTTACATTTCACCATTACAACGGGCATCCATGAAATTAGCTCAACTATCGTGGGTTTAA